Proteins from a single region of Limosilactobacillus fermentum:
- a CDS encoding CPBP family intramembrane glutamic endopeptidase codes for MDETRPALPKRVLIMVLLAVSIQIPPIFELLVKQNMYSHPSVATRWLVVDLVVFVAIIVWATHLFYKYRRWTPRPQGVGSRLGWLIGGYLVMIAGEDVLAILNQALYHQSQTTNNQTIANLMGSSSLMMMLVAGSGILLSPVAEELIFRGVLMNLFFKDDAVWPPILLSGVVFTLEHASTTPVSYLIYFFMGAVFAFVYRKTGHLSNVIALHMLNNIVAMAVLLNAR; via the coding sequence ATGGACGAGACAAGGCCGGCCCTGCCCAAGCGGGTCCTGATCATGGTGTTACTGGCGGTTTCGATTCAGATTCCACCAATTTTTGAACTACTGGTTAAGCAGAATATGTACAGTCATCCCTCGGTGGCAACCAGGTGGCTGGTCGTTGACTTAGTGGTCTTTGTCGCCATTATCGTTTGGGCGACCCACCTGTTTTACAAGTACCGCCGGTGGACACCAAGGCCCCAAGGGGTGGGTAGCCGGCTCGGTTGGTTAATCGGGGGCTACCTGGTGATGATTGCCGGCGAAGACGTGTTGGCGATTTTAAACCAGGCCCTCTACCACCAGAGCCAGACGACCAATAACCAAACGATCGCCAACCTGATGGGAAGCTCGTCTTTAATGATGATGTTGGTGGCCGGCTCCGGGATTTTACTGTCGCCGGTGGCCGAGGAGCTGATCTTTCGGGGCGTCTTAATGAACCTGTTTTTCAAAGACGATGCGGTTTGGCCGCCAATTTTGTTATCCGGGGTTGTTTTTACCCTGGAGCACGCCAGCACGACGCCGGTTTCGTATTTGATTTACTTCTTTATGGGGGCCGTCTTTGCCTTTGTTTACCGCAAGACCGGTCACCTAAGCAACGTCATCGCCCTCCACATGCTCAATAACATCGTGGCGATGGCGGTCTTGCTCAACGCACGATAA
- the folE gene encoding GTP cyclohydrolase I FolE has product MDQEKLIKATKMMIEAFGEDPDREGLRETPERVAKMYAEIFSSLDAKRPEAVTNYKVFHVADTPEMVAIQEIPFYSMCEHHLLPFFGTVSVAYVPKNGRVIGLSKIPRLVDFVSHKPGMQERVTTELVQELTRLLDPAGVAVVVAARHMCMEMRGVTKAGQFTYTSHFTGAFFDQPNLKQEFLDQVRGRP; this is encoded by the coding sequence ATGGATCAAGAAAAATTAATCAAGGCCACCAAGATGATGATTGAGGCCTTTGGTGAAGACCCTGACCGCGAAGGCCTACGGGAGACCCCGGAGCGGGTGGCGAAGATGTACGCGGAAATCTTTTCCTCCCTGGATGCTAAGCGCCCGGAAGCCGTCACCAACTACAAGGTTTTTCACGTGGCAGACACCCCGGAAATGGTGGCGATCCAAGAGATTCCCTTCTATTCGATGTGTGAACACCACCTCTTGCCCTTCTTCGGCACGGTCAGCGTTGCCTACGTACCGAAAAACGGCCGCGTGATTGGCCTGTCCAAGATCCCGCGCTTAGTTGACTTTGTCAGCCACAAGCCGGGGATGCAAGAGCGGGTCACCACCGAACTAGTCCAGGAGCTGACCCGCCTGCTAGATCCCGCCGGGGTGGCGGTGGTGGTGGCCGCCCGCCACATGTGCATGGAAATGCGGGGGGTGACCAAGGCCGGCCAGTTTACCTACACCAGTCACTTTACCGGCGCCTTTTTTGACCAACCCAACCTGAAACAAGAATTCCTAGACCAAGTGAGGGGACGACCATGA
- a CDS encoding YlbF family regulator, whose amino-acid sequence MVVNIYDTANELERQMRQTQEFIGLKEAFDDLKADKEATDLFVKFQAKQAAAQQKQMQGQEISEDEIKEIQALAKDVTSKDVIQALMAKEQQVDQMIQQLNQIITGPLQELYKQFGPQEG is encoded by the coding sequence ATGGTTGTAAACATTTACGATACGGCAAACGAACTGGAACGCCAAATGCGGCAAACGCAGGAATTCATCGGCTTAAAGGAAGCCTTTGATGACTTAAAGGCCGACAAGGAAGCAACGGACCTGTTCGTTAAGTTCCAAGCTAAGCAAGCGGCGGCCCAACAAAAGCAAATGCAGGGCCAAGAAATTTCCGAAGATGAAATCAAGGAAATCCAAGCCCTGGCCAAAGACGTTACCAGCAAGGACGTCATCCAAGCCTTGATGGCCAAGGAACAACAAGTTGACCAAATGATCCAACAATTAAATCAGATCATCACTGGCCCGCTACAAGAACTTTACAAGCAATTCGGCCCGCAAGAGGGCTAG
- the folK gene encoding 2-amino-4-hydroxy-6-hydroxymethyldihydropteridine diphosphokinase: protein MWTKAYLSIGTNMGDRLANLKQAVRLLERRPEIEVTSISSVYETAPVGGVVQANFLNIAVGLSTNLSARDLLAWLHVIEQSLHRRRLIHWGPRTIDLDIVLYGCTRLTSPTLKIPHLEMANRRFVLVPLQEIMPGKEQEYWHLAQLIRDTPDREWLTQRIKKEEVAEWIKKN, encoded by the coding sequence ATGTGGACTAAGGCCTACTTGAGCATTGGTACTAACATGGGGGACCGCCTGGCTAACTTAAAGCAAGCGGTGCGGTTGTTAGAGCGGCGCCCGGAGATCGAGGTAACCAGCATTTCGTCGGTTTACGAGACGGCCCCGGTCGGTGGGGTGGTCCAAGCAAACTTCCTCAACATTGCCGTGGGCCTGTCCACTAACTTAAGCGCCCGGGACCTGTTGGCCTGGCTACACGTCATTGAACAAAGCCTTCACCGGCGGCGTTTAATCCACTGGGGCCCGCGGACGATCGACTTAGACATCGTTTTGTATGGGTGCACACGGTTAACCAGCCCCACCCTGAAGATTCCCCACCTGGAAATGGCCAACCGGCGCTTTGTCCTGGTGCCCCTGCAAGAAATCATGCCTGGCAAGGAACAGGAATATTGGCACCTAGCCCAACTAATCAGGGACACCCCGGACCGGGAGTGGCTTACCCAACGAATTAAGAAAGAGGAAGTAGCAGAATGGATCAAGAAAAATTAA
- the rbsR gene encoding ribose utilization transcriptional repressor RbsR, which translates to MANKITIRDLAKQAGVSVTTVSQILNGKGQRFSEQTREKVLTLKKQLNYVPDFNARNLIMRSSKTIGVLLPNIANPFFAAFVKGIQKATRQAGFMPLIFSADHEEDQERYYLQRLVERSVDGLIIASASVTTQTIDEILKPLQVPYLLFDQNDTPDGDRIEVDNDQGGYLVAKHLAKEGHQKITLLFPKNVKNIEERQHGFVRGLAEEGIDFDPASQVVYGTLTKQGGYEATDAVLATKPTAVFAANDEMALGLYRGLAERGVKVPDDISVVGFDGIDLDRYVTPQLTTVAQPIEELGEKASALLLSRISNPQAPTQQISLPVELVVRSSTAAVK; encoded by the coding sequence ATGGCAAATAAAATCACCATCCGCGACCTCGCCAAGCAAGCGGGGGTTTCGGTCACCACGGTCTCCCAGATCCTAAACGGGAAGGGCCAGCGCTTTAGCGAACAAACCAGGGAAAAAGTGCTCACCCTTAAAAAACAGCTGAACTACGTCCCGGACTTTAACGCCCGCAACCTAATCATGCGCTCATCGAAGACGATCGGGGTCTTGTTACCAAACATTGCCAACCCCTTCTTCGCCGCCTTTGTCAAGGGAATCCAAAAGGCAACGCGTCAGGCGGGCTTTATGCCGCTGATCTTTTCGGCCGACCACGAAGAAGACCAGGAACGCTACTACCTACAGCGGCTGGTGGAGCGCTCCGTTGACGGCCTGATCATCGCCTCGGCTTCGGTAACGACCCAGACGATCGACGAGATTTTAAAGCCCCTCCAGGTACCCTACCTACTCTTTGACCAAAACGACACCCCGGACGGCGACCGGATTGAAGTCGATAACGACCAGGGGGGCTACCTAGTTGCCAAGCACTTGGCTAAGGAAGGGCACCAAAAGATCACGCTGCTCTTCCCTAAGAACGTTAAAAATATTGAGGAGCGCCAGCACGGCTTTGTCCGCGGGCTTGCCGAAGAGGGGATCGACTTTGACCCGGCTAGCCAGGTAGTTTATGGCACCCTCACCAAGCAGGGGGGCTACGAGGCCACCGACGCCGTTTTAGCGACCAAGCCGACGGCGGTCTTTGCCGCGAACGATGAAATGGCGCTTGGCCTGTACCGGGGACTGGCCGAGCGGGGGGTCAAGGTCCCCGATGACATATCGGTGGTCGGCTTTGACGGGATTGACTTAGACCGCTACGTCACCCCGCAACTGACGACGGTGGCCCAGCCAATTGAGGAACTGGGGGAAAAGGCCAGCGCCCTTTTGCTCAGCCGAATTAGTAACCCGCAGGCGCCAACCCAGCAAATTAGCTTACCCGTCGAACTAGTGGTGCGGTCGTCAACGGCAGCCGTTAAGTAA
- a CDS encoding PBP1A family penicillin-binding protein, whose translation MERQRPPRLPFKERLKEGVKQVGHRVWQLVRHQWHRFQLTRWLIIIVLSLFLVMSAYLTFVAKTSNVKDLKARLEQPTLVYDHNGKSAGSLYSQKGTYVSLNEISSNVSNAVLSTEDRNFYHEHGFSVKGLARAAYLLVKNKVLGRDYISGGGSTLTQQLVKNAFLTQQQTFSRKAEEIFISIEVENQYSKKDILTMYLNNAYFGHGVWGVQDAAKRYFNVNASQLTVPQAATLAGMLTSPGIYDPVDHPKLAKERRNLVLDLMVENNKLTQAQANAYKKVPLTVEDGYSNSNTYKYPYYFDAVISEAIKDYGLTEKEVMNNGYKIYTTLDQGQQEAMQDTYDNDNNFPSTKADGTIVQSASIAVNPKTGGVTAVVGGRGTHVFRGYNRATQMRRQPGSTIKPIAVYTPALLHGYFYDSTLQDKLQSYGTNKYTPKNYDNTYSGSVPMYKALYESLNAPAVWLLNKIGVDTGYKMAQKFGLPVVKSDKNLALALGGLTDGVSPQQMARAYAVFASGGELPTTHYITKTVDASGKVVKRKNKLTTKRIISKKVANTMTSMMIGVFKHGTGKNAAPSGYTIAGKTGTTNSGLTNDDNDRDKWIIGYTPDVVVVTWEGYDTTTKTNQLYDVENNDIYGLFKTEMSGILSNTAGTKFTVQDAQTKAQEAAKSASSSNSSGSNLWNRVSDFANNVNQQVQNAWSNIRSLF comes from the coding sequence ATGGAACGTCAAAGACCGCCACGCTTACCATTTAAGGAGCGGTTGAAAGAAGGGGTCAAGCAAGTCGGTCACCGGGTTTGGCAACTAGTTCGCCACCAGTGGCACCGTTTCCAGCTGACCCGCTGGTTGATCATAATTGTCTTGAGCCTCTTTTTGGTGATGAGCGCCTACCTGACCTTTGTGGCTAAAACGTCTAACGTTAAGGACTTAAAGGCCCGCTTGGAGCAGCCAACCCTGGTTTACGACCATAACGGTAAGAGCGCCGGGAGCCTGTATTCACAAAAGGGGACCTACGTTTCCTTAAATGAGATTTCGAGTAACGTTTCCAACGCCGTTTTATCGACGGAGGACCGCAACTTCTACCACGAACACGGTTTCTCGGTTAAGGGACTGGCCCGGGCGGCCTACCTGCTGGTCAAAAATAAGGTCTTGGGCCGGGACTACATTTCCGGTGGGGGATCAACTTTGACCCAGCAACTGGTCAAGAACGCCTTTTTAACCCAGCAGCAAACCTTCTCGCGTAAGGCCGAGGAAATCTTCATCTCGATCGAAGTGGAAAATCAGTACTCCAAAAAAGATATCTTGACCATGTACTTGAATAACGCCTACTTCGGTCACGGGGTTTGGGGAGTGCAAGACGCCGCTAAGCGTTACTTTAACGTTAACGCTAGCCAGTTGACGGTGCCACAAGCCGCGACCTTGGCGGGGATGCTGACGTCGCCGGGGATTTACGACCCGGTTGACCACCCGAAATTAGCTAAGGAACGGCGCAACCTCGTCTTGGACCTGATGGTGGAAAATAATAAGCTGACCCAGGCACAGGCCAATGCCTACAAGAAGGTGCCGTTAACCGTTGAAGATGGGTACAGTAATTCCAACACCTACAAGTACCCGTACTACTTTGACGCCGTAATTTCGGAGGCGATCAAGGATTACGGCCTGACCGAAAAAGAGGTTATGAATAACGGCTACAAGATTTACACCACCCTCGATCAGGGGCAGCAAGAAGCGATGCAAGATACCTACGATAATGACAACAACTTCCCGTCCACCAAGGCTGACGGGACGATCGTTCAGTCAGCTTCGATTGCCGTTAACCCTAAGACCGGGGGCGTGACGGCCGTGGTCGGCGGGCGTGGGACCCACGTCTTCCGGGGCTACAACCGGGCCACCCAAATGCGGCGCCAACCGGGGTCGACGATCAAGCCGATTGCCGTCTACACCCCGGCCCTCTTGCACGGCTACTTCTACGATTCGACCCTGCAAGACAAGCTCCAATCCTACGGGACTAACAAGTACACCCCGAAAAACTACGACAACACCTACTCGGGATCGGTACCGATGTATAAGGCCCTGTACGAAAGTCTCAACGCTCCGGCGGTCTGGCTCTTAAACAAGATCGGGGTCGACACCGGCTACAAGATGGCCCAAAAGTTTGGCCTACCGGTAGTGAAGAGCGATAAAAACCTGGCGCTGGCGCTCGGGGGCTTAACCGACGGGGTTTCGCCACAACAAATGGCCCGGGCCTACGCCGTCTTTGCCTCGGGTGGGGAGCTGCCGACGACCCACTACATCACCAAGACCGTGGACGCCTCGGGCAAGGTCGTTAAGCGCAAGAACAAGTTGACGACCAAGCGGATCATCTCTAAGAAGGTGGCCAACACGATGACCTCGATGATGATCGGGGTCTTCAAGCACGGGACCGGGAAGAACGCCGCCCCGAGTGGTTACACGATCGCCGGAAAGACCGGGACGACCAATTCCGGTTTGACGAATGATGACAACGACCGCGATAAGTGGATCATCGGCTACACACCCGACGTGGTGGTGGTGACCTGGGAAGGTTATGACACTACCACTAAGACTAACCAGCTTTACGACGTCGAAAATAACGACATCTACGGCCTCTTTAAGACCGAAATGAGTGGGATCTTGTCTAACACCGCCGGGACTAAGTTCACCGTCCAAGACGCCCAAACCAAGGCGCAAGAGGCGGCCAAGTCCGCATCATCATCGAACTCGTCTGGCTCCAACCTGTGGAACCGGGTTTCCGACTTTGCCAATAACGTTAACCAACAGGTCCAAAACGCCTGGAGCAACATCCGCTCGCTCTTCTAG
- the argS gene encoding arginine--tRNA ligase, with amino-acid sequence MNERQQVASALQKVLPNLSVEDLEAKLERPKDAKNGDYAFPTFFLAKELHKAPQMIASELAEQIDQSGFEKVVVAGPYINFFLDKASVGGEILAAVLADPANYGSTDLGHQGHVTIDLSSPNIAKPMGMGHLRSTVIGNAIANILAKVNYVPVRINHLGDWGTQFGKLMAAYEMWGDEAEVQKDPINTLQKYYVKINTEADEHPEYDDLGREWFAKLEQGDPEAQRLWKWFREVSLQRFMKIYNLLDIDFDSFNGEAFYNDKMDEVVTLLEDKQLLKESRGAEIIDLEKYDLNPAMIRKSDGSTLYLTRDLAAALFRKRMYHHAQSLYVVGAEQSNHFAQLKAVLSEMGFTWSDQIHHIPFGLMSLNGKKMSTRKGNIIQLEDVLNDSIKLARQQIEEKNPTLANADQVAEEVGVGAVIFHDLKNERTNSVDFKLEEVVKFEGETGPYVQYAHARAESILRKAGRPSFEGATLTVDGQEAWEVAKKIGQYQETIVRAANEYDPSLIGKYALSLAKSFNQYYAHTRILEEDDQKLSRLALVQAVSDVLKSALALLGVKAPDEM; translated from the coding sequence ATGAACGAACGTCAACAAGTTGCGTCTGCACTGCAAAAGGTGCTGCCAAACCTCAGTGTGGAAGATCTTGAAGCAAAGTTGGAACGCCCAAAGGATGCTAAGAACGGTGATTACGCCTTTCCAACCTTCTTTTTAGCCAAGGAGCTCCACAAGGCGCCGCAAATGATTGCTAGCGAACTGGCTGAACAAATCGACCAAAGTGGCTTTGAAAAGGTGGTTGTTGCCGGCCCGTACATTAACTTCTTCTTGGACAAGGCTAGCGTCGGGGGAGAAATCTTGGCCGCCGTCTTGGCGGACCCAGCTAACTACGGGAGCACCGACCTGGGTCACCAGGGGCACGTGACCATTGACCTGTCCTCGCCAAACATCGCCAAGCCAATGGGGATGGGGCACCTGCGTTCAACCGTGATCGGGAACGCCATTGCCAACATCTTGGCTAAGGTCAACTACGTACCGGTACGGATCAACCACCTTGGTGACTGGGGGACCCAGTTTGGGAAGTTGATGGCCGCCTACGAAATGTGGGGGGACGAAGCAGAGGTGCAAAAGGACCCGATCAACACCCTGCAAAAGTACTACGTTAAGATCAACACCGAAGCCGATGAACACCCCGAATACGATGACCTGGGCCGGGAATGGTTTGCTAAGCTCGAACAGGGCGATCCGGAAGCCCAGCGGCTCTGGAAGTGGTTCCGGGAAGTGTCCTTGCAACGGTTTATGAAGATCTACAACCTCTTGGACATTGATTTCGACTCCTTTAACGGGGAAGCCTTCTACAACGATAAGATGGATGAAGTGGTAACCCTCTTAGAAGACAAGCAGTTACTTAAGGAATCCCGTGGGGCCGAAATCATCGACCTGGAAAAGTACGACTTAAACCCGGCCATGATCCGCAAGAGCGACGGCTCCACCCTGTACCTAACCCGGGACTTGGCGGCCGCTTTATTCCGTAAGCGGATGTACCACCACGCCCAATCCCTGTACGTGGTGGGGGCCGAACAAAGCAACCACTTTGCCCAATTAAAGGCGGTCCTGTCCGAAATGGGCTTCACCTGGTCAGACCAAATTCACCACATTCCGTTTGGTTTGATGAGCTTAAACGGGAAGAAGATGTCTACCCGGAAGGGGAACATTATCCAATTGGAAGACGTCTTAAACGACTCGATCAAGTTGGCCCGCCAACAAATCGAAGAAAAGAACCCGACCCTGGCCAACGCCGACCAAGTGGCCGAAGAAGTGGGGGTTGGCGCCGTAATCTTCCACGACCTGAAGAACGAACGGACCAACTCGGTGGACTTTAAGTTAGAAGAAGTGGTTAAGTTCGAAGGGGAAACCGGTCCATACGTTCAATACGCCCACGCCCGGGCCGAATCGATCCTCCGTAAGGCCGGCCGCCCATCCTTTGAAGGCGCTACGTTGACCGTCGATGGTCAAGAAGCCTGGGAAGTAGCCAAGAAGATTGGTCAATACCAAGAAACGATCGTCCGGGCCGCTAACGAATACGACCCGTCCTTGATTGGGAAGTACGCCCTGTCCTTGGCTAAGTCCTTCAACCAATACTACGCCCACACCCGGATTCTGGAAGAAGACGACCAAAAGCTCTCCCGCTTAGCCCTCGTCCAAGCCGTTTCCGACGTCCTCAAGTCCGCCTTAGCCCTCCTCGGCGTTAAGGCACCAGACGAAATGTAA
- a CDS encoding bifunctional folylpolyglutamate synthase/dihydrofolate synthase, producing the protein MSEYQEIIDRLPKQMLAGEDNRLEILHQVLDALGHPEHQYQIIHVAGTNGKGSTGSLVARFLITSGYKVGHFNSPAMISDREQVLVNGNLISKDDFVTTFKKILCALPDYMTEQDLTIFEWWTVVMLQYFADQAVDWAVIECGLGGQDDATNVIDAPALAVITHLALDHTQILGSKIEDIAKAKAGIIKYQTRALVVAPNQPEAAKEILAQRAQEADVPLVEAASRVQVKLADGTAKVKMGEEQFTCPCNLHGHYQTENLTTALAIVEQLRQGGVTIDQTMLEKVLQRVTFPGRMEAIDHDPLVILDGAHNPDAAKQMVATIQEDFADRPVTMVLGFLADKDVERMVTMYQQVADHLIFTTPDNHGRAMDSWPLATAMGHEWAPDAREALELARELTPTNGVIIVTGSFYLIKELEEGLNDESLDR; encoded by the coding sequence ATGAGTGAATACCAAGAGATTATTGACCGGCTACCCAAGCAAATGCTGGCCGGCGAAGACAACCGTTTAGAAATTTTGCACCAGGTATTAGACGCCCTGGGCCACCCGGAGCACCAATACCAAATTATTCACGTCGCCGGCACCAACGGTAAGGGCTCGACCGGGTCCTTAGTGGCCCGGTTTTTGATCACCAGCGGCTACAAGGTGGGCCACTTCAACTCGCCGGCAATGATTAGCGACCGCGAACAGGTCCTGGTCAACGGGAACCTGATTAGCAAGGACGACTTTGTGACGACCTTTAAAAAGATTCTCTGCGCCCTACCTGACTACATGACCGAACAGGACCTAACCATCTTTGAATGGTGGACGGTCGTGATGCTCCAATACTTTGCCGACCAAGCGGTTGACTGGGCAGTGATCGAGTGCGGGCTGGGCGGCCAAGACGACGCCACCAACGTAATTGATGCCCCCGCCCTGGCGGTAATCACCCACCTGGCCCTGGATCACACCCAAATTTTGGGGTCCAAGATTGAAGACATCGCCAAGGCCAAGGCCGGCATCATTAAGTACCAAACCCGCGCCCTAGTGGTGGCGCCTAACCAGCCAGAAGCGGCCAAGGAGATCCTGGCCCAACGCGCTCAGGAAGCCGACGTACCGCTAGTGGAAGCGGCCAGCCGGGTCCAGGTCAAACTTGCGGACGGGACCGCCAAGGTAAAGATGGGGGAAGAACAGTTCACCTGCCCGTGCAACCTTCATGGCCACTACCAAACGGAGAACCTAACGACGGCGCTGGCCATAGTGGAACAGTTACGGCAAGGCGGGGTCACCATTGACCAGACCATGCTGGAGAAGGTCTTGCAACGGGTCACCTTCCCGGGGCGGATGGAAGCAATTGACCACGACCCGCTCGTGATCCTAGACGGCGCCCACAACCCGGATGCGGCTAAGCAAATGGTGGCGACCATCCAAGAGGACTTTGCTGACCGCCCGGTAACGATGGTGCTGGGCTTTTTGGCCGACAAGGACGTTGAACGGATGGTGACCATGTACCAGCAGGTTGCCGACCACCTGATCTTTACCACCCCGGATAACCACGGGCGGGCGATGGACAGTTGGCCGCTAGCAACGGCAATGGGTCACGAATGGGCGCCCGACGCCCGCGAAGCCCTGGAATTGGCTCGTGAACTAACGCCGACCAACGGGGTAATTATCGTCACCGGCTCATTTTACCTAATCAAGGAATTAGAAGAGGGGCTCAATGATGAAAGTTTGGATCGCTAG
- the folP gene encoding dihydropteroate synthase, with the protein MKISIKMPTTTDAFNQAVLAQLATVEEQRFLFWQVDQAQQGAVIELIERLDVPFASQADGIALMVKQAALPVLVKWAKQAWPADDELQSSLEALTKETAILWRAGRFTFNVTAHPLVYGILNVTPDSFYDGGRYQATDDVKAHIDQMVKDGADIIEVGGQTTKPGGFVEVSPDEEIKRITPAIEYLKANYPAVAIAVDTYKYPVMQAAVELGVDIINDVNAFLDDDQKLTLLKDSQVGLVTMHSSREHEYENLTVAMKHFFEENLAMLEKAGIDRERVLLDQGIGYSKVADGEQDYAMMRNLDQFNYLKRPMIVAISRKGFGKQLFGLAKDDRLDVTLIAESYMYLHGGRVLRVHDVKETKQLVKMLDTITSGYWQL; encoded by the coding sequence TTGAAGATTTCAATTAAGATGCCAACCACCACGGACGCCTTTAACCAGGCGGTGCTAGCGCAACTGGCCACGGTGGAAGAACAGCGCTTTTTGTTTTGGCAAGTCGACCAAGCACAGCAGGGCGCCGTTATTGAATTAATCGAACGTTTAGACGTCCCGTTTGCTAGCCAAGCAGACGGGATCGCCCTAATGGTCAAGCAGGCCGCCTTACCAGTGTTGGTCAAGTGGGCTAAGCAAGCCTGGCCAGCCGATGACGAACTCCAAAGCTCCTTAGAGGCGCTCACTAAGGAAACGGCGATCTTATGGCGGGCCGGTCGGTTCACCTTTAACGTCACCGCCCACCCCTTGGTTTACGGGATCTTAAACGTGACGCCGGACTCCTTTTATGACGGCGGACGCTACCAAGCAACCGACGACGTCAAGGCCCACATCGATCAGATGGTCAAGGATGGCGCCGACATCATTGAGGTTGGTGGCCAAACGACCAAGCCCGGTGGCTTTGTGGAAGTAAGTCCCGACGAAGAAATCAAGCGGATCACCCCGGCCATCGAGTACTTAAAGGCTAACTACCCGGCGGTGGCAATTGCCGTGGATACCTACAAGTACCCGGTCATGCAAGCGGCCGTGGAACTAGGGGTGGACATCATTAACGACGTCAACGCTTTTTTGGATGACGATCAGAAGTTAACCCTGCTAAAAGATAGCCAGGTTGGCCTGGTGACGATGCACTCGAGCCGGGAACACGAATACGAAAACCTGACGGTGGCGATGAAGCACTTCTTCGAGGAGAACCTGGCGATGCTAGAAAAGGCCGGTATCGACCGGGAGCGGGTTCTTTTGGATCAGGGGATTGGCTACTCCAAGGTTGCCGACGGGGAACAAGACTACGCCATGATGCGCAACCTCGACCAGTTCAACTATTTGAAGCGGCCGATGATCGTGGCGATCTCGCGCAAGGGCTTTGGTAAGCAACTCTTTGGTCTGGCCAAAGACGATCGCCTAGACGTGACCCTAATTGCCGAAAGTTACATGTACCTGCACGGCGGGCGGGTGCTACGGGTCCACGACGTCAAGGAGACCAAGCAGTTAGTAAAGATGCTCGACACGATTACCAGTGGTTACTGGCAACTGTAA
- the folB gene encoding dihydroneopterin aldolase, which yields MGQIRINNMVFHTYNGVFAEEKRMGQRLEVDLDMSYPIETAVQHDELTETVSYADVYDTTKEFLEGHQFNLIESAANGLLKTLQTQYPALGTITVRIRKYAVPIAGVFDNIEIEVTGRASDVD from the coding sequence ATGGGGCAAATTCGAATTAATAACATGGTTTTTCACACTTATAACGGGGTCTTTGCCGAAGAAAAGCGGATGGGGCAACGCCTAGAGGTTGACCTCGATATGTCTTACCCGATTGAAACGGCGGTGCAACATGACGAATTGACCGAAACGGTTTCTTACGCCGACGTTTACGACACGACCAAGGAGTTTTTGGAAGGCCACCAGTTTAACCTAATTGAAAGCGCCGCTAATGGGTTATTAAAGACTTTACAGACCCAGTACCCAGCCCTGGGGACAATTACGGTGCGAATTCGCAAGTATGCGGTGCCAATTGCCGGCGTCTTTGATAACATTGAAATTGAGGTGACGGGGAGGGCGTCCGATGTGGACTAA
- a CDS encoding non-canonical purine NTP pyrophosphatase, which translates to MMKVWIASHNQGKVAELAMILSSSGIDAAPAPKLAQPMPAEGVASYLDNARQKARFVSQVMPGEYVLADDSGLTLAACPGQLGIRTARELDEHGGDRLQTVLAMVAGRDREFTMETWVSLFRDGQEVAVGHGCLTGTLAATPQGDDDRGFDRLLIPAGQTKPLALLPTAEWLKEAHRSRAARDLMEQLKEKRIEDFN; encoded by the coding sequence ATGATGAAAGTTTGGATCGCTAGCCACAACCAGGGCAAGGTTGCCGAGCTGGCCATGATCCTTTCCAGCAGTGGTATTGATGCCGCCCCGGCGCCCAAGCTAGCTCAGCCAATGCCTGCCGAGGGGGTCGCGTCCTACCTAGACAACGCCCGGCAAAAGGCCCGCTTTGTTAGCCAAGTCATGCCGGGTGAGTACGTCTTAGCCGACGACTCGGGACTGACTTTAGCAGCTTGCCCGGGTCAATTGGGGATCCGGACCGCTCGCGAACTGGACGAACACGGCGGCGACCGGCTACAAACCGTCCTCGCGATGGTGGCCGGTCGTGACCGGGAATTTACGATGGAAACCTGGGTCAGTCTCTTTCGTGACGGCCAGGAAGTGGCGGTGGGCCACGGTTGCTTAACCGGCACCTTAGCGGCCACTCCCCAGGGCGACGATGACCGGGGCTTTGACCGCTTATTAATTCCGGCGGGACAAACAAAGCCGCTGGCGCTATTGCCAACGGCGGAGTGGTTAAAAGAGGCGCACCGTTCCCGGGCGGCGCGGGACCTGATGGAACAACTAAAGGAGAAGAGAATTGAAGATTTCAATTAA